The following coding sequences lie in one Rhinolophus ferrumequinum isolate MPI-CBG mRhiFer1 chromosome 14, mRhiFer1_v1.p, whole genome shotgun sequence genomic window:
- the LOC117033607 gene encoding mitochondrial import inner membrane translocase subunit Tim23-like isoform X1 — MEGGGGSGNKTTGGLAGFFGAGGAGYSHEDLAGVPLTGMNPLSPYLNVDPRYLVQASTGGLRTFHPWDTDEFILPTGANKTRGRFELAFFTIGGCCMTGAAFGAMNGLRLGMKETQNMAWSKPRNVQILNMVTRQGALWANALGSLALLYSAFGVIIEKTRGAEDDLNTVAAGTMTGMLYKCTGGLRGVARGGLAGLTLTGLYALYNNWEHMKGSVLQPSL, encoded by the coding sequence ATGGAGGGCGGCGGGGGAAGCGGCAACAAAACCACAGGGGGGTTGGCCGGCTTTTTCGGAGCCGGCGGAGCTGGTTACTCGCACGAGGATTTGGCCGGCGTCCCGCTGACTGGTATGAATCCTCTGTCTCCTTATTTAAATGTGGATCCACGATATCTCGtgcaggcatccactgggggtcttagaacgTTTCACCCATGGGATACAGATGAGTTTATTTTACCAACTGGAGCTAATAAAACCCGGGGCAGATTTGAACTGGCCTTCTTCACCATTGGAGGATGTTGTATGACAGGGGCTGCATTTGGGGCAATGAACGGTCTACGGCTAGGAATGAAGGAAACCCAGAACATGGCCTGGTCCAAACCAAGAAACGTACAAATTTTGAACATGGTGACCAGACAAGGGGCACTTTGGGCTAATGCTCTAGGTTCTCTAGCTTTGCTCTATAGTGCATTTGGTGTCATCATTGAGAAAACACGAGGTGCTGAAGATGACCTCAATACAGTAGCAGCTGGAACCATGACAGGAATGTTGTATAAATGCACAGGTGGTCTCCGAGGGGTGGCACGCGGTGGCCTGGCAGGACTAACGCTCACCGGCCTCTACGCACTGTATAACAACTGGGAGCATATGAAAGGCTCCGTGTTGCAGCCGTCACTCTGA
- the LOC117033607 gene encoding mitochondrial import inner membrane translocase subunit Tim23-like isoform X2 has translation MEGGGGSGNKTTGGLAGFFGAGGAGYSHEDLAGVPLTGMNPLSPYLNVDPRYLVQDTDEFILPTGANKTRGRFELAFFTIGGCCMTGAAFGAMNGLRLGMKETQNMAWSKPRNVQILNMVTRQGALWANALGSLALLYSAFGVIIEKTRGAEDDLNTVAAGTMTGMLYKCTGGLRGVARGGLAGLTLTGLYALYNNWEHMKGSVLQPSL, from the exons ATGGAGGGCGGCGGGGGAAGCGGCAACAAAACCACAGGGGGGTTGGCCGGCTTTTTCGGAGCCGGCGGAGCTGGTTACTCGCACGAGGATTTGGCCGGCGTCCCGCTGACTGGTATGAATCCTCTGTCTCCTTATTTAAATGTGGATCCACGATATCTCGtgca GGATACAGATGAGTTTATTTTACCAACTGGAGCTAATAAAACCCGGGGCAGATTTGAACTGGCCTTCTTCACCATTGGAGGATGTTGTATGACAGGGGCTGCATTTGGGGCAATGAACGGTCTACGGCTAGGAATGAAGGAAACCCAGAACATGGCCTGGTCCAAACCAAGAAACGTACAAATTTTGAACATGGTGACCAGACAAGGGGCACTTTGGGCTAATGCTCTAGGTTCTCTAGCTTTGCTCTATAGTGCATTTGGTGTCATCATTGAGAAAACACGAGGTGCTGAAGATGACCTCAATACAGTAGCAGCTGGAACCATGACAGGAATGTTGTATAAATGCACAGGTGGTCTCCGAGGGGTGGCACGCGGTGGCCTGGCAGGACTAACGCTCACCGGCCTCTACGCACTGTATAACAACTGGGAGCATATGAAAGGCTCCGTGTTGCAGCCGTCACTCTGA